The segment TCGTTGATCGCTGCTTTCAAAATGACTGCGCGTGTCTTTTCGCTATCCCTCGCAACGCGCTTTTTTGCAGGTTCTATCTGATCCATAACTCTCGTTCCAACATTAATAGGCCATCCAACCTTTTGGGTGGATGGCCATGTGTGTGCTATCGAGTCTAGGTGTTCGCGCCTATTCTTCGATCAACTCTCTTTTTAGCACTTTCCCTGCAGGGCTGATCGGCAATACATCACGGAAGCTAAAAAGACGAGGCAATTTATATGCTGCCAATTTTTCTTTGCAATGCTCCATCAACGCATCTTTGTCCTGAACTGCGCCAGGGCGCAATACCAGCACAACTTTGAGCAACTCTCCAAACTTGGCATCAGGGATACCCACAGCAGCAGCTTGCGCAACCGAAGGATGCTGCAGCAAGACATTCTCCACCTCAATAGCAGAGATTTTTTGCCCCCCCGAGATCACTTGATCCCGTGTTCGACCCGCAATGTAGTAATGACCCCGGGCATCTTGATACGCTAAGTCACCGGTAATAAACCAGCCATTATCAAAAGCCGCAGCGGTCCGCTCCGGGTCCCTGAAGTAGCCGGACATTAAGGTATTGCTTGAACGGACCAAAATAGCGCCCGTCGCACCTTGCGCCACTGCTTGCCCTTCGTCATTGAGCAAGCGGACCTCCACACCAGGAGCAGTTGAACCAACCGAGCCCACCGGTACCGCTTGCGCATCATCTGCACGGAAGCTAAAGATCGGCCGGCACTCGGACAAGGCGTAATAGTCTTGAATCCGCATTCCCAGACTGGACTCAATCGCATCACGCGTCGTGACGGCCAGCGGTGCACCCGACGACACGGCTATGCGCACCGAGCTCAAGTCATAACGGATGCTGGTTTGTGTCACATGCTCCAGCATCATCGCGTACATGGTTGGCACACCCAAGACCATGGTCACACGCTGAGCAACCACCCCCTCCAACACGCGAACAGGATGGAAGCGCGGGAACAACACTACAGACGCGCCCTGCATGAATGCAACCAGAGTAGCGGTGTGCAAGCCAAACAAAAAGGATAAAGGCAGAGCGCACAAGCAACGATCTTTCGCAGTCACATTCCAAATTTGCGCAAATGTTTCAGCACCGGCCATTTCAATGGCATCGGTTGCCGGCACACCCTTCGGGGCAGAAGTCGTCCCAGATGTGTAGATGACCAATGCCAAGTCTGCTGGCTTGCGCGCATGAAGTGCTACTGCGTCACCTTGTACCTGCACACTTTGAATGACCAGTTGCTCCAACTCCAAATGCTCAACATGGACGTTCGATAGCGCTTGCGCTGCATGTATCTTGCTACTGCTAGATGCATCACTCACGACCAACGCAGGTTCTGCATGGCCCAAGATATAAGCAATCTCTGTCGCAGCCAAGTCAGAATTGATAGGGAACAATGCTGCACCACAGCGCATTACCGCGTGATAGAGAACCAAATATTCTGGGCAGTTACCAGATAGCAAACATACTCGATCACCCTCGCCAATTCCCTTGGCTTTGAGTAGGAAAGCCATCTGCAAAGATGCTTTCGCCAACTCTGCGTAGGTGATGGTTTGTTCACCAAAGATGATGGCGGCCTTGTCAGGGGTCGACACTGCAAAATGGTCGATGCGGCCCACGATGGTGTTGTAGTCGTTCATTCCGATACTCCTTCGTCTTTACAACAAGCCCAGTGCTGCGCCATCACCAGCCAGCAAACGTTTAGCAATTACCATTTTTTGAATTTCGTTAGTGCCTTCTGTGACGATGTAAATCGGCGCTTCACGGTAGTAACGCTCTACCGGGAATTCAGAAACGTAACCATACCCACCGTGCACACGCACCGCAGACAGACACACTTCAGCCCCCATTTCACTAGCTACCATCTTGGCCATCCCCGCCAGCATGTCGCAGCGCTGACCACTATGTTTGACGCGCGCAGCTTCCATCGTCAGCGCGCGTGCAGCCATCACTTTGGCAGCCATATCTGCCAGCAAACCCTGAACTGCTTGGTGATTTGCAATAGGGGTGCCAAACGTCTCACGTTGCTGTGCGTACGTTAGCGCTGCCTCTAAAGCAGAACGCCCCAACCCAACTGCAGTTGCTGCAATCGCAATACGGCCGGTCTCAATCACATCAAGCAATTGCGACAAGCCTTTACCGGGGGTTCCGCCCACAATGGCATCCGCCGAAAGTTGCACGTTGTCAAAGACCAACTCTGCCGTATCAACATGTTTGAAACCCATCTTGTGGTAGAGGCTGGGGACAGTAAAGCCTGGAGTACCCCGCTCCAGAATGCAAAGACTGATGCCATCTTTAATAGGCTTGGCCGCAGGGTTGGTTTTAACCAACGCGATGTAGATGGATGCCTGCTCACCATTGGTGATGAAAATTTTGCTCCCTTTGA is part of the Comamonas sp. Y33R10-2 genome and harbors:
- a CDS encoding acyl-CoA dehydrogenase family protein, with amino-acid sequence MHTEDENALVEAIRRYVSKEIKPRVPALEASDEYPHDVIAQMAELGLFGIVIPEEYGGLGLSVPVYTRIMEELSFGWASLPSFINSHCSVSSILNRYGTEEQKQKYLPRMAQGEIRGAIALTEPSAGSDLQSISTTATPNAEGGWTLKGSKIFITNGEQASIYIALVKTNPAAKPIKDGISLCILERGTPGFTVPSLYHKMGFKHVDTAELVFDNVQLSADAIVGGTPGKGLSQLLDVIETGRIAIAATAVGLGRSALEAALTYAQQRETFGTPIANHQAVQGLLADMAAKVMAARALTMEAARVKHSGQRCDMLAGMAKMVASEMGAEVCLSAVRVHGGYGYVSEFPVERYYREAPIYIVTEGTNEIQKMVIAKRLLAGDGAALGLL
- a CDS encoding class I adenylate-forming enzyme family protein, with protein sequence MNDYNTIVGRIDHFAVSTPDKAAIIFGEQTITYAELAKASLQMAFLLKAKGIGEGDRVCLLSGNCPEYLVLYHAVMRCGAALFPINSDLAATEIAYILGHAEPALVVSDASSSSKIHAAQALSNVHVEHLELEQLVIQSVQVQGDAVALHARKPADLALVIYTSGTTSAPKGVPATDAIEMAGAETFAQIWNVTAKDRCLCALPLSFLFGLHTATLVAFMQGASVVLFPRFHPVRVLEGVVAQRVTMVLGVPTMYAMMLEHVTQTSIRYDLSSVRIAVSSGAPLAVTTRDAIESSLGMRIQDYYALSECRPIFSFRADDAQAVPVGSVGSTAPGVEVRLLNDEGQAVAQGATGAILVRSSNTLMSGYFRDPERTAAAFDNGWFITGDLAYQDARGHYYIAGRTRDQVISGGQKISAIEVENVLLQHPSVAQAAAVGIPDAKFGELLKVVLVLRPGAVQDKDALMEHCKEKLAAYKLPRLFSFRDVLPISPAGKVLKRELIEE